One Sciurus carolinensis chromosome 10, mSciCar1.2, whole genome shotgun sequence genomic window carries:
- the Nwd2 gene encoding NACHT and WD repeat domain-containing protein 2 isoform X1, with protein MWPAGAGTKLPCPRDSALRRAAFSGNLTALPSHLVPAGRSVRVFISANPEDTGAERQALRENVYPKLREFCRENYGLEFQVIDLYWGIEEDEWDSPELQKTRMKLLEDCLKTSAGPCFVGLLGEKYGNIRIPGEVEASEFEMILDAAMEAKLETKLLEEWYCRDENSVPAAYYLRPKSEMLRSNKNAMQPPVNAENEKPWQEISDEIKTILKAAVKLLHEKGKMKHSQAKRYLFSAIEDEFDFALGKQTPAFLKKCVCYIRKIANIERFVKIPEMGKYMDITGAEPRIIRDPEAQEKLIKLRDEFIPTIVASSNLRVYTSVTHCDMKLGYSQEIENHYIEGLGKQFYEDMIDIIQATVQQNFDTETDTLYDEILQHSSLCKTYASFYEYKCEALNIVHKYILPSKTGHINPLIVYGGPCTGKTLLLAEVAKKAYGWLHEETGPESDPVVVVRFLGTTDMSTDLRTLLLSVCEQLAVNYRCLVQSYPKKIHDLRDLFINLLNESSLQRPLVIIFDALEQLSENEEARKLWWLPAHLPRFVRIVLSTLPNKHGILQKLRCLIHDDDNYIELIPRDRKMCSQVLKHQLLRVKRKVTSGQQIYVNNAFSKCTLPMFVNLTFREVRHWRSHKDVDESSLCVTVHESIEQLFWSLEKKCGQKLISRALGYITMAKMGLSEMELEDVLALDNSVMNELNENTRPSNPLRVPYLYIARLKEGLSGYLIERHVKNVTLLVWANRHLQLIAQKLYLQDDSNLREMHTILADYFLGVWSGGRRKAFCLEDPYLNGCLDLESRSLLEEEKHFMEQASFDRQAPDQPWVFQCNPLEPDIFFVNHRKMSELLHHLTRCGKTDDLLYGIIMNFSWLYTMIKIGQFDKVLSDIELAYNYSQEKELKFLASTLRSIKTKVIAFPGSLSAELQQRLLPVVSSLPKLRHLLLECDKDGPKYCSIVPLHSSMDVTYSPERLPLSSSHLHVTEILPTCNPSTVLTALENGSISTWDVETRQLLRQITTAQSVILGMKLTSDEKYLVVATTNNTLLIYDNVNSCLLSEVEIKGTKHGSGSTYINGFTLSVNHALAWLEASKDVTVIDLLYGWPLYQFHCWYEVTCVQCSLDGVYAFCGQYLNTTTIFHLGSGEKLCTVTSEFSGGFVKFLLILDTAQEMVMVDSEGSLSVWNTEDISNPQLTDDFDCRREDSEVVSIELSEDQSAILICKALSIELLHTGVWKVAEKFRAKHNERFVSAVLSKNGDCIIATMENTPAVFFWRRDTGQCMASLQEISGTIVKLVKSSHHNMLLSLSTSGVLSIWDIDIITAMSNIDKTGKPIQSLVLPARGEIIYSLDGSDCVHKWNFSSGFIEAVFKHEGIVEHCVLTSAGDIMVTSDDKSSQYVWHTSSGENLFRINGQRISQLLITHNDQFVVSLCEENASRVWRLATGHRVCNILTTLQNAFITSANTFVVGMTKSKVLAVSLWTGSITKKFCCEDGTTIVNFKLIPDCPDIIVFITSAETVNIWSLTDEVICRRVQLPNNFLKNLEDFEISPNGKLGIISRGDENINVLDLHSGKLRVVHASGVIWRQRLSRDGRYLVYICFRNGEEEEENGAISSLIVMRLADGKNIGACSLYKTPTFLALSQRHLNIIVGFDDGSIGIYTVVDRVDAALKIKIATSNSRQIFNNATQTSRPKSNSYCFKVSVDCLWRESTEVFARDSPITVSDSSESNEATPSKKHNSCYALESRGHSYAPDN; from the exons GGACTGTTAGGTGAAAAGTATGGAAACATCCGAATCCCCGGAGAAGTGGAAGCCTCagaatttgaaatgattttgGATGCTGCCATGGAGGCAAAGCTGGAGACCAAACTACTGGAAGAGTGGTACTGTCGGGATGAGAACTCCGTGCCAGCAGCTTATTACCTCAGACCTAAATCAGAAATGCTAAGGAGCAATAAAAATGCA ATGCAGCCTCCTGTCAATGCCGAAAATGAGAAGCCATGGCAAGAGATATCTGATGAGATCAAGACAATACTTAAAGCTGCTGTCAAGCTGTTACATGAAAAGGGTAAAATGAAACACAGCCAAGCTAAGAGGTACCTGTTCTCAG CTATCGAGGATGAGTTTGACTTTGCTCTAGGCAAGCAAACCCCAGCATTCCTGAAGAAGTGTGTTTGCTACATTAGAAAAATCGCTAACATTGAGCGCTTTGTGAAAATCCCAGAGATGGGAAAATACATGGATATAACTGGAGCAGAACCAAGGATTATTCGTGACCCAGAAGCTCAAGAGAAGCTGATAAAACTCAGGGATGAATTTATTCCTACTATTGTCGCATCATCTAATCTGAGAGTATACACATCTGTTACTCATTGTGACATGAAACTGGGCTATtcccaagaaatagaaaatcattaCATAGAAGGACTTGGTAAACAGTTTTATGAAGACATGATTGATATAATTCAGGCCACAGTACAGCAAAATTTTGACACTGAAACTGATACACTCTATGATGAAATCCTTCAACATTCGTCGTTATGTAAAACATATGCCTCCTTCTATGAGTACAAATGTGAAGCTCTAAACATTGTGCATAAATACATTCTTCCAAGCAAAACTGGGCACATCAACCCTCTTATTGTATATGGTGGACCATGCACTGGGAAAACCCTCCTGTTAGCTGAAGTAGCAAAGAAG GCTTATGGCTGGCTACATGAAGAAACAGGACCAGAATCTGACCCAGTAGTCGTGGTGAGATTTCTGGGAACGACGGACATGAGTACAGACCTCAGGACCCTCCTTCTGAGTGTTTGTGAACAGCTGGCGGTTAACTACCGGTGCCTGGTTCAAAGCTACCCTAAAAAGATCCATGACCTTCGGGACTTATTTATAAACCTTTTGAATGAGTCTTCATTGCAGAGACCGCTGGTAATAATATTCGATGCCCTAGAGCAGCTCTCAGAGAATGAGGAGGCCAGGAAGCTCTGGTGGCTCCCGGCTCACCTTCCCCGCTTCGTGAGGATAGTTCTCTCCACACTGCCCAACAAACACGGGATCCTGCAGAAACTTCGGTGCCTTATCCATGATGATGACAACTACATCGAGCTGATTCCCCGGGACAGGAAGATGTGCAGCCAGGTCCTCAAACACCAGCTGCTGCGGGTCAAAAGGAAGGTCACATCAGGCCAGCAGATTTATGTAAACAACGCGTTCTCCAAGTGCACGCTGCCCATGTTTGTGAACCTGACCTTCAGGGAGGTGAGACATTGGAGATCCCACAAAGATGTCGATGAATCCTCCCTCTGTGTCACTGTTCATGAAAGCATAGAGCAGTTATTCTGGTCCTTGGAGAAGAAATGTGGCCAGAAACTGATCTCCAGGGCTCTCGGTTACATCACCATGGCCAAAATGGGTTTGAGCGAAATGGAACTGGAAGATGTGTTAGCTCTGGACAACAGTGTCATGAACGAGCTCAATGAGAACACCAGGCCCAGCAATCCCCTGAGAGTACCTTATCTGTACATTGCAAGGCTCAAGGAGGGTCTCAGTGGATATTTAATAGAAAGACACGTGAAGAATGTCACCCTCCTGGTCTGGGCTAACAGACACCTGCAACTCATAGCCCAGAAACTCTATCTGCAGGATGACAGCAACCTGCGTGAAATGCACACCATCTTGGCTGATTATTTTCTGGGGGTCTGGTCAGGGGGCAGGAGGAAAGCTTTCTGCCTTGAAGACCCCTATTTGAATGGCTGCCTTGACTTGGAAAGCAGAAGCCTGCTGGAGGAAGAAAAGCACTTCATGGAACAGGCTTCCTTTGACAGGCAGGCCCCTGATCAGCCCTGGGTTTTCCAGTGCAATCCACTGGAGCCCGACATCTTTTTCGTCAATCACCGGAAAATGTCTGAGCTGTTGCACCACCTGACAAGGTGTGGAAAAACTGATGATCTGCTTTATGGCATCATCATGAACTTCAGCTGGCTTTACACTATGATCAAAATTGGCCAGTTTGACAAAGTGCTTTCAGACATCGAGCTGGCTTACAACTACTCCCAAGAGAAGGAGCTGAAGTTCTTGGCCAGCACCCTCCGCAGCATCAAAACCAAGGTTATTGCATTTCCTGGCTCCCTTTCAGCAGAGCTTCAACAGAGACTTCTGCCTGTCGTAAGCTCCCTGCCCAAACTTAGACACCTTCTTTTAGAATGTGACAAGGACGGGCCCAAATACTGCTCCATCGTGCCATTGCATTCATCCATGGATGTGACATACAGCCCCGAGCGTCTTCCCCTATCATCCAGTCACCTGCATGTCACGGAGATTCTGCCTACCTGCAACCCCAGCACTGTCCTCACAGCTCTAGAAAATGGTTCCATCAGCACATGGGATGTAGAAACTCGCCAGCTACTCAGGCAAATCACCACAGCCCAGTCCGTCATCCTGGGCATGAAGCTCACCAGTGATGAAAAGTACCTTGTGGTGGCTACAACAAATAACACCTTGTTGATTTATGACAATGTCAATTCTTGTCTCCTGTCTGAAGTGGAAATCAAAGGGACCAAGCATGGAAGTGGCTCCACCTACATCAATGGATTCACACTGTCTGTCAACCATGCCCTTGCCTGGCTCGAAGCCAGCAAGGATGTCACCGTCATCGATTTGCTCTATGGATGGCCCCTTTACCAGTTCCACTGCTGGTATGAGGTGACCTGTGTCCAGTGCTCCCTGGATGGGGTATATGCTTTCTGTGGGCAGTACCTGAACACTACTACCATATTTCATTTAGGGAGTGGAGAAAAACTTTGTACGGTGACATCTGAGTTTTCAGGTGGATTTGTGAAGTTTCTTCTTATCTTGGACACAGCCCAAGAGATGGTTATGGTGGACAGTGAGGGAAGTCTTTCCGTTTGGAATACTGAGGATATTTCCAACCCCCAACTGACCGATGACTTTGACTGCCGAAGAGAAGACAGCGAAGTGGTCAGCATTGAACTTTCAGAGGACCAAAGTGCAATTCTGATCTGCAAAGCTCTCAGCATTGAGCTCTTACATACCGGTGTGTGGAAGGTGGCTGAAAAGTTCAGAGCCAAGCACAACGAACGCTTTGTATCGGCTGTGCTGTCCAAAAATGGAGACTGTATCATCGCGACCATGGAGAATACTCCTGCTGTGTTTTTTTGGAGGCGGGATACCGGACAATGCATGGCGAGCTTACAGGAAATCTCAGGTACCATAGTTAAGTTGGTGAAATCTAGTCATCACAACATGCTACTGTCTTTATCCACCAGTGGTGTTCTTTCCATTTGGGATATAGACATAATTACAGCTATGTCCAACATAGATAAGACTGGGAAACCTATCCAAAGTCTGGTGTTGCCTGCTAGAGGGGAAATCATTTACTCCCTGGACGGCTCTGATTGTGTTCATAAGTGGAACTTCAGCAGTGGGTTCATTGAAGCGGTATTTAAGCATGAAGGCATAGTGGAACACTGTGTGTTAACATCCGCTGGTGACATAATGGTGACATCAGATGACAAAAGCAGCCAGTATGTCTGGCACACCAGCAGTGGGGAAAACCTCTTCCGAATTAATGGGCAGAGAATCTCTCAGCTGCTGATCACACACAATGACCAGTTTGTGGTCTCCCTCTGTGAGGAGAATGCCTCCAGGGTTTGGAGACTGGCCACAGGCCACAGGGTCTGCAACATTCTCACCACTTTGCAAAACGCCTTTATTACCTCCGCAAATACCTTCGTGGTGGGAATGACTAAAAGCAAAGTGTTGGCAGTCAGCCTGTGGACAGGAAGTATCACCAAGAAGTTTTGCTGCGAAGATGGAACCACCATTGTGAATTTTAAACTGATCCCCGACTGTCCAGACATCATCGTGTTCATCACATCAGCGGAGACGGTGAACATCTGGAGTCTGACAGATGAAGTGATCTGTCGCCGCGTCCAGCTTCCAAACAACTTCTTGAAAAATCTGGAGGACTTTGAAATTTCTCCCAATGGAAAGTTAGGCATTATATCTAGGGGAGATGAAAATATCAACGTGCTGGATTTACACAGTGGTAAATTACGGGTAGTTCATGCCTCCGGGGTCATCTGGCGTCAGAGGCTGTCTCGGGATGGTCGCTACCTGGTCTACATTTGCTTCCGAAacggggaagaagaggaagaaaacgGTGCAATATCCAGCTTAATTGTAATGAGACTGGCTGATGGCAAAAATATCGGTGCTTGTTCCCTTTACAAAACGCCAACTTTCCTGGCACTCTCTCAGAGGCACCTGAACATCATCGTGGGTTTTGATGATGGGAGTATCGGGATATACACTGTAGTGGACCGTGTAGACGCTGCACTGAAAATCAAAATCGCCACTTCCAATAGCAGGCAGATTTTCAACAATGCAACCCAGACATCCAGGCCAAAGTCTAACAGTTACTGTTTTAAAGTATCTGTGGATTGCTTATGGAGAGAGTCCACTGAGGTCTTTGCAAGAGACAGTCCCATCACAGTCAGTGACTCCTCAGAGTCCAATGAAGCGACACCCTCCAAGAAGCACAACTCTTGCTATGCCCTAGAATCCAGGGGTCACAGCTATGCCCCTGATAACTGA